A genome region from Arthrobacter sp. V1I9 includes the following:
- a CDS encoding cytochrome c oxidase subunit 4, which translates to MKIESWIFGSGVFFFVPVSVIYGFLTDWGEWVGILGILLVGGLAGMIGGYLGFTGKRVGLRPEDRSDAEIHEGAGEQGHFSPWSWWPLVLGLACATGFLGLAVGFWIVYIAAGLAVVALIGWVYEYSRGDHAH; encoded by the coding sequence GTGAAAATTGAGTCATGGATCTTTGGTTCCGGAGTCTTCTTCTTCGTACCTGTTTCGGTGATTTACGGCTTCCTCACCGACTGGGGTGAGTGGGTCGGTATCCTCGGAATCCTCCTGGTCGGCGGCCTGGCCGGCATGATCGGCGGATACCTCGGTTTCACGGGCAAGCGCGTCGGCCTTCGCCCTGAGGACCGCAGCGATGCGGAGATCCACGAGGGCGCCGGCGAGCAGGGGCACTTCAGCCCCTGGAGCTGGTGGCCGCTGGTCCTCGGCCTGGCTTGCGCCACAGGTTTCCTGGGCCTGGCAGTAGGTTTCTGGATCGTGTACATCGCGGCCGGCCTGGCGGTTGTGGCACTGATCGGCTGGGTTTACGAATACAGCCGCGGCGATCACGCCCACTAG
- the ctaD gene encoding cytochrome c oxidase subunit I — translation MATYTQSAPTGVLTAPVVPKSKGRIVVNWITSTDHKTIGYMYLIASFVFFCLGGVMALLIRAELFEPGMQILQTKEQYNQLFTMHGTVMLLMFATPLFAGFANVIMPLQIGAPDVAFPRLNALAFWFFLFGSTIAVSGFITPQGAASFGWFAYAPLSNTTFSPGIGGDLWVFGLALSGFGTILGAVNFITTIICMRAPGMTMWRMPIFTWNTLVTAILVLMAFPPLAAALFALGADRRFGAHIFDPENGGAVLWQHLFWFFGHPEVYIIALPFFGIVSEIFPVFSRKPIFGYKGLVYATIAIAALSVTVWAHHMYVTGAVLLPFFAFMTMLIAVPTGVKFFNWIGTMWRGSITFETPMLWSIGFLITFLFGGLTGIILASPPLDFHVSDSYFVVAHFHYVVFGTVVFAMFAGFYFWWPKWTGKMLNERLGKIHFWLLFMGFHGTFLIQHWLGVEGMPRRYADYLVEDNFTWMNQFSTVASFVLGASLIPFFWNVYITWRSAERVQVDDPWGFGASLEWATSCPPPRHNFTSLPRIRSERPALDLHHPELRQVHTVESPAPAASTLGNADQKDTAQ, via the coding sequence GTGGCTACGTACACTCAATCCGCACCCACCGGAGTTCTCACAGCTCCAGTGGTTCCCAAGTCCAAGGGACGCATCGTCGTCAACTGGATCACCTCCACCGACCACAAGACCATCGGGTACATGTACCTGATCGCCTCGTTTGTGTTCTTCTGCCTTGGCGGCGTTATGGCGCTGCTCATCCGCGCCGAACTGTTCGAACCCGGCATGCAGATCCTGCAGACCAAAGAGCAGTACAACCAGCTGTTCACGATGCACGGCACCGTGATGCTCCTGATGTTCGCCACCCCGCTCTTCGCAGGTTTCGCGAACGTGATCATGCCACTGCAGATCGGTGCGCCCGATGTTGCCTTCCCGCGGCTGAACGCCCTGGCTTTCTGGTTCTTCCTCTTCGGTTCCACCATCGCGGTATCCGGCTTCATCACCCCGCAGGGTGCAGCATCCTTCGGCTGGTTCGCTTACGCTCCGCTGTCCAACACCACCTTCAGCCCCGGCATTGGCGGGGACCTGTGGGTGTTTGGCCTGGCGCTGTCCGGGTTCGGAACCATCCTCGGTGCCGTCAACTTCATCACCACCATCATCTGCATGCGCGCACCGGGCATGACCATGTGGCGCATGCCGATCTTCACCTGGAACACCCTGGTCACGGCCATCCTGGTGCTCATGGCCTTCCCGCCGCTGGCCGCTGCGCTGTTCGCCCTGGGTGCAGACCGCCGCTTCGGTGCGCACATCTTTGATCCGGAAAATGGCGGTGCAGTTCTCTGGCAGCACCTGTTCTGGTTCTTCGGCCACCCCGAGGTGTACATCATCGCGCTGCCGTTCTTCGGCATCGTCTCCGAGATCTTCCCGGTGTTCAGCCGCAAACCGATCTTCGGTTACAAGGGCCTGGTTTACGCCACCATCGCGATTGCTGCCTTGTCCGTGACGGTGTGGGCCCACCACATGTACGTCACCGGCGCGGTACTGCTCCCGTTCTTCGCCTTCATGACCATGCTCATCGCGGTTCCGACGGGCGTGAAGTTCTTCAACTGGATCGGCACCATGTGGCGGGGCTCAATCACGTTCGAGACCCCCATGCTGTGGAGCATCGGGTTCCTGATCACGTTCCTCTTCGGCGGCCTCACCGGCATCATCCTGGCCTCCCCGCCGCTGGACTTCCACGTCTCTGACTCCTACTTCGTGGTGGCACACTTCCACTACGTGGTGTTCGGCACCGTTGTGTTCGCGATGTTCGCCGGGTTCTACTTCTGGTGGCCCAAGTGGACCGGCAAGATGCTGAACGAACGCCTGGGCAAGATCCACTTCTGGCTCCTGTTCATGGGCTTCCACGGCACCTTCCTGATCCAGCACTGGCTTGGTGTGGAGGGCATGCCCCGCCGGTACGCCGACTACCTGGTGGAAGACAACTTCACCTGGATGAACCAGTTCTCCACGGTTGCCTCATTTGTCCTCGGTGCTTCCCTGATTCCGTTCTTCTGGAACGTCTACATCACCTGGCGCAGTGCCGAAAGGGTGCAGGTAGATGACCCCTGGGGCTTCGGTGCCTCCCTGGAGTGGGCCACGTCCTGCCCACCGCCGCGGCACAACTTCACCTCGCTGCCCCGGATCCGTTCCGAACGGCCAGCGCTGGACCTTCACCACCCCGAGCTTCGACAGGTCCACACCGTCGAGTCACCGGCTCCCGCGGCCTCCACGCTCGGTAACGCCGACCAGAAGGACACTGCACAGTGA
- a CDS encoding heme-copper oxidase subunit III: MGSTDFYRHNVYVTSATHAPSSPAHPTLNRPNMVSVGTVVWLSSELMFFAGLFAMYFTLRSTSGEMWAAETAKLNFPFALVNTIVLVASSFTCQMGVFAAERLQPRRTGGAFQFARWGMNEWFTLTFLMGAFFVAGQATEYAMLVSEHVSLSSNAYGSAFYMTTGFHGLHVIGGLVAFLLIMGRSFAAKKFGHFEATSAIVTSYYWHFVDVVWIGLFLVIYVLK; the protein is encoded by the coding sequence TTGGGCAGCACGGACTTTTACAGACATAATGTCTATGTGACATCTGCGACCCATGCCCCCAGTTCCCCGGCGCACCCCACGCTGAACCGCCCCAATATGGTTTCCGTTGGAACCGTAGTGTGGCTGTCCAGCGAGTTGATGTTCTTCGCCGGTCTCTTCGCCATGTACTTCACTCTGCGCTCAACGAGCGGTGAAATGTGGGCGGCTGAGACAGCCAAGCTCAACTTCCCCTTTGCGCTCGTCAACACGATCGTCCTCGTGGCAAGTTCATTCACTTGCCAGATGGGCGTCTTCGCCGCCGAGCGGCTGCAGCCGCGGCGAACCGGAGGGGCCTTCCAGTTCGCCCGCTGGGGCATGAACGAATGGTTCACCCTCACCTTCCTGATGGGGGCGTTCTTCGTTGCCGGCCAGGCCACGGAATACGCGATGCTGGTTTCCGAGCACGTCTCGCTCTCCTCCAACGCCTACGGTTCAGCCTTCTACATGACCACCGGGTTCCACGGCCTCCACGTGATCGGCGGTCTGGTGGCCTTCCTCCTGATCATGGGCCGTTCCTTTGCCGCGAAGAAGTTCGGGCACTTCGAAGCAACGTCTGCAATTGTCACCTCGTACTACTGGCACTTCGTGGATGTCGTCTGGATCGGCCTCTTCCTGGTCATCTACGTACTCAAGTAG
- the coxB gene encoding cytochrome c oxidase subunit II — protein sequence MSSQNRTGSRRKTITTITSLAIAGALVLTGCSPEVEKGWLPTERGTTSNSDRIMDLWVNSWIAALAVGIITWGLIVWCLVAYRRRKGTVGFPRQTSFNLPLEVFYLTIPLFMVLVFFYFTDRDQQAIDDRSQPADVVVDVRGKQWAWDFNYKAGDVIEEDVHEAGVQAHLTGNTIDKEQLPTLYLPVNKSVDLELNSRDVIHSFWVPAFLQKRDMIPGKTNYIRFTPTKEGTYDGKCAELCGEYHSEMLFRVKVVSEAEFQAHLDELKAAGNTGLLGVEYDRNPNLNEIK from the coding sequence GTGAGTTCGCAGAACCGAACCGGCAGCCGACGCAAAACGATCACCACGATCACAAGCTTGGCAATTGCCGGCGCGTTGGTTTTGACCGGATGTTCGCCAGAGGTAGAGAAAGGGTGGCTGCCCACGGAACGTGGCACCACCAGCAACAGCGACCGCATCATGGACCTCTGGGTCAACTCATGGATCGCCGCCTTGGCTGTGGGCATCATTACCTGGGGCCTGATCGTTTGGTGCCTCGTGGCCTACCGGCGCCGCAAGGGCACCGTGGGCTTCCCGCGCCAGACAAGCTTCAACCTTCCGCTGGAAGTGTTCTACCTGACCATTCCGCTCTTTATGGTTCTGGTGTTCTTCTACTTCACGGACCGTGACCAGCAGGCCATTGATGACCGGTCACAGCCCGCCGACGTCGTTGTCGATGTCCGCGGCAAGCAGTGGGCCTGGGACTTCAACTACAAGGCCGGCGACGTCATCGAAGAAGACGTCCACGAGGCAGGCGTCCAGGCGCACCTGACCGGCAACACGATCGACAAGGAACAGCTCCCCACGCTGTACCTGCCCGTCAACAAGTCGGTTGACCTCGAACTCAACTCACGGGACGTGATCCACTCTTTCTGGGTTCCCGCCTTCCTGCAGAAGCGCGACATGATCCCGGGCAAGACCAACTACATCCGGTTTACCCCCACTAAAGAGGGCACCTACGACGGCAAGTGCGCCGAGCTCTGCGGCGAGTACCACTCGGAAATGCTGTTCCGTGTCAAGGTGGTTTCGGAAGCTGAATTCCAGGCACACCTGGATGAGCTGAAGGCCGCCGGCAATACGGGCCTCCTCGGTGTGGAGTACGACCGCAACCCGAACCTGAACGAAATTAAGTAA
- a CDS encoding ubiquinol-cytochrome c reductase iron-sulfur subunit, whose protein sequence is MGNHSDGSPNHSGTVATAGQNEVEKFQDPGIPPHRLRLADTDPKAAKRAERQVALLFGISVVGTLIFLVAYFAIDLGGADSTIANIRLQNMLLGLGTAFAMLGIGTGIVHWAKALMPDHEVSEERHAIRYEEDRQAAVRIVDDIVEETGIKRRPLIRNTLLGAVALAPLPAVAIFGDLGPRPDNKLAHTLWAPAEGKLKRLARDPDGTPIKASDVTIGSAFHVIPEGLNELHEGKLNEKAKAVVLLMRLDPESLNPSAGREDWGYNGIVAYSKICTHVGCPVALYEQQTHHLLCPCHQSTFDLTQECKVIFGPASRPLPQLPIAVDDEGYLVATSDFKEPVGPSYWERDMHERSVNS, encoded by the coding sequence ATGGGCAACCATAGTGACGGCAGTCCGAACCACTCGGGCACCGTAGCTACGGCTGGTCAGAATGAGGTGGAGAAGTTCCAGGACCCTGGAATTCCTCCGCACCGTTTGCGCCTGGCTGACACGGACCCGAAGGCCGCAAAGCGGGCAGAACGGCAGGTCGCCTTACTATTTGGCATCTCTGTTGTTGGAACCCTGATCTTCCTGGTGGCGTACTTTGCCATTGATCTGGGCGGTGCTGATTCAACCATTGCCAACATCCGGCTCCAGAACATGCTGCTGGGCCTTGGCACTGCATTCGCGATGCTCGGCATCGGTACCGGCATCGTGCACTGGGCCAAGGCCCTGATGCCGGACCATGAAGTGTCCGAAGAGCGCCACGCCATCCGTTACGAAGAGGACCGCCAGGCGGCAGTCCGGATCGTCGACGACATCGTGGAAGAGACGGGCATCAAGCGCCGTCCGCTGATCCGGAACACCCTTCTGGGTGCAGTTGCGCTCGCGCCGCTTCCGGCGGTCGCCATCTTCGGCGACCTCGGACCGCGCCCGGACAACAAGCTGGCCCACACCTTGTGGGCGCCTGCTGAAGGCAAGCTCAAGCGCCTCGCCCGTGACCCTGACGGGACGCCCATCAAGGCCTCGGACGTCACCATCGGTTCGGCATTCCACGTCATTCCGGAAGGCCTGAACGAACTTCACGAAGGCAAGCTCAACGAGAAGGCCAAGGCCGTTGTCCTGCTCATGCGCCTGGACCCGGAATCGCTGAACCCCTCTGCGGGCCGCGAGGACTGGGGCTACAACGGCATCGTTGCTTACTCCAAGATCTGCACCCACGTTGGCTGCCCCGTTGCTCTCTATGAGCAGCAGACGCACCACCTGCTGTGCCCGTGCCACCAGTCCACCTTTGACCTCACGCAAGAGTGCAAGGTGATCTTCGGCCCTGCCAGCCGTCCTCTCCCCCAGCTGCCCATCGCAGTTGATGACGAGGGCTACCTGGTCGCCACCAGCGACTTCAAAGAACCTGTAGGACCAAGTTACTGGGAGCGTGATATGCATGAGCGCAGCGTCAACAGCTGA
- a CDS encoding iron-sulfur cluster assembly accessory protein — protein MSTATNENSTQTTSAASEELPVHEVNLTDVAAGKVRSLLEQEGRTDLRLRVAVQPGGCSGLIYQLYFDERLLDGDAVRDYDGVEVVVDKMSVPYLSGASIDFEDTIAKQGFTIDNPNAGGSCACGDSFH, from the coding sequence ATGAGCACCGCAACCAATGAGAACAGCACCCAGACCACCAGCGCGGCCAGTGAGGAACTTCCCGTCCACGAGGTCAACCTGACCGACGTCGCGGCGGGCAAGGTCCGCAGTCTTCTCGAGCAGGAAGGCCGCACGGATCTGCGGCTCCGGGTTGCTGTGCAGCCTGGCGGCTGCTCAGGACTGATCTACCAGCTCTACTTCGACGAGAGGCTCCTGGACGGAGACGCTGTCCGGGACTACGACGGCGTCGAAGTTGTTGTGGACAAGATGAGCGTTCCCTACCTTAGCGGTGCCAGCATCGACTTTGAGGACACCATCGCCAAGCAGGGCTTCACCATCGACAACCCGAACGCCGGCGGCTCCTGCGCCTGTGGAGACTCCTTCCACTAA
- a CDS encoding c-type cytochrome: MKALSQKRRHPLAAIALLLMGLLITGGLYAVATTVNEAKASTTTFSANDAEEGGKLFAANCATCHGMGASGSPDGPSLVGVGAASVDFQVGTGRMPMQMNGPQALEKPVQFNDQQTHQLAAYVASLGAGPAIPEESLLDEKGNAAVGGELFRTNCAMCHNAAAAGGALTRGKFAPALEDTSGKHIYEAMVTGPQNMPVFSDSNITPEGKRDIITFLKQIETTGSPGGAELGSLGPVAEGLFVWVAGLGVIIAFTIWLTSRTS, encoded by the coding sequence GTGAAGGCACTCTCGCAAAAGCGGCGTCACCCACTGGCAGCAATCGCGCTGCTTCTGATGGGGCTCCTCATCACTGGTGGGCTGTACGCCGTAGCCACCACCGTCAACGAGGCCAAGGCTTCCACCACCACCTTCAGCGCAAATGACGCGGAGGAGGGCGGCAAGCTGTTTGCCGCCAACTGCGCCACCTGCCACGGCATGGGTGCCAGCGGTTCACCTGATGGCCCGTCCCTCGTCGGCGTAGGCGCCGCGTCTGTTGATTTCCAGGTGGGAACCGGCCGCATGCCCATGCAGATGAACGGCCCCCAGGCCCTGGAAAAGCCCGTTCAGTTCAACGATCAGCAGACCCACCAGCTTGCAGCCTATGTTGCATCCCTGGGTGCCGGCCCGGCAATCCCTGAGGAAAGCCTGCTCGATGAAAAGGGCAATGCCGCCGTCGGTGGCGAACTCTTCCGCACCAACTGCGCCATGTGCCACAACGCTGCTGCCGCCGGCGGTGCGCTGACCCGGGGCAAGTTCGCACCCGCACTGGAAGATACCTCAGGCAAGCACATCTACGAGGCCATGGTCACCGGCCCCCAGAACATGCCGGTCTTCAGTGACTCCAACATCACCCCTGAAGGCAAGCGCGACATCATCACCTTCCTGAAGCAGATCGAAACCACAGGTTCCCCCGGCGGCGCTGAGCTTGGTTCGCTCGGCCCCGTGGCCGAAGGCCTGTTCGTCTGGGTCGCAGGTCTTGGCGTCATCATCGCTTTCACCATCTGGCTGACCTCCCGGACGTCCTAG
- a CDS encoding ubiquinol-cytochrome c reductase cytochrome b subunit, with protein sequence MSAASTAEPAFVAKTKTGRFTDFVDSRVGGSGILREFGRKVFPDHWSFMFGEVALYSFVILLLSGTFLTFFFDPSMAETHYDGSYVPLKGVEMSVAYNSSLDISFDVRGGLFMRQVHHWAALLFVTSIAVHMLRVFFTGAFRRPREMNWVVGSVLLILAMAAGFTGYSLPDDLLSGNGLRIIDGVVKSIPIVGTYISFFLFGGEFPGTAIIGRLYMLHILLVPALILLMIVLHLFMVVVHKHTQYPGPGRNDNNVVGYPLGPVYAAKAGGFFFIVFGVLALMAGFFTINPIWNYGPYDPSPVSAGTQPDWYIGFVDGALRLMPGTLGNWQVEQVWFGHVFSFNVLLPALVPAGILFTVMFMYPWIERWITKDDREHHVLDRPRNAPTRTAIGMAGFVWYCVMWAAAGSDLIATHFGVSLNDVTYWLRTLFIIGPFIAFFVTKRVALALQRKDREIALHGRETGRIVRLPHGEFIEVHAPLDEYKRYKLVGFESPTVLPAVPNEHGVVTRKEKRRAFLSKWFFEDRVAPATPAELEAAHGHGHAAVEAPEAAKSLSH encoded by the coding sequence ATGAGCGCAGCGTCAACAGCTGAGCCCGCTTTCGTCGCCAAAACCAAGACGGGCCGGTTCACCGACTTCGTCGATTCGCGTGTTGGCGGTTCCGGAATCCTCCGTGAATTCGGCCGCAAGGTCTTCCCGGACCACTGGTCCTTCATGTTCGGCGAAGTGGCACTGTACTCCTTTGTCATCCTGCTGCTTTCCGGCACATTCCTGACATTCTTCTTCGACCCGTCCATGGCGGAGACGCACTACGACGGCTCCTATGTGCCGCTCAAGGGCGTTGAAATGTCCGTGGCGTACAACTCGTCATTGGACATCTCCTTCGACGTCCGCGGTGGCCTGTTTATGCGCCAGGTCCACCACTGGGCAGCCTTGCTGTTCGTTACCTCCATCGCCGTGCACATGCTGAGGGTCTTCTTCACCGGGGCCTTCCGCAGGCCGCGTGAAATGAACTGGGTTGTGGGCAGCGTCCTACTGATCCTGGCGATGGCCGCAGGCTTCACCGGCTACTCCCTCCCCGACGACCTGCTCTCCGGCAACGGCCTGCGCATCATCGACGGCGTAGTCAAGTCCATTCCGATCGTCGGCACGTACATCTCGTTCTTCCTCTTTGGCGGAGAGTTCCCGGGCACTGCCATCATCGGCCGCCTGTACATGCTGCACATCCTGCTGGTGCCGGCACTGATCCTGCTGATGATCGTCCTGCACCTCTTTATGGTGGTCGTGCACAAGCACACCCAGTACCCCGGCCCCGGCCGCAACGACAACAACGTGGTCGGCTACCCTCTGGGCCCCGTCTACGCTGCCAAGGCCGGTGGATTCTTCTTCATCGTCTTCGGTGTCCTGGCACTGATGGCCGGTTTCTTCACGATCAACCCGATTTGGAACTACGGTCCCTACGACCCCTCCCCCGTGTCCGCGGGAACCCAGCCTGACTGGTACATCGGTTTTGTTGACGGCGCCCTGCGCCTGATGCCGGGGACTCTCGGAAACTGGCAAGTTGAGCAGGTGTGGTTCGGCCACGTCTTCAGCTTCAACGTCCTGCTGCCCGCCCTCGTGCCGGCCGGCATCCTGTTCACCGTGATGTTTATGTACCCGTGGATTGAACGCTGGATCACCAAGGACGACCGTGAGCACCACGTCCTGGACCGTCCCCGTAACGCCCCGACGCGCACAGCCATCGGTATGGCCGGGTTCGTCTGGTACTGCGTGATGTGGGCCGCTGCAGGTTCCGACCTCATCGCCACCCACTTCGGCGTATCACTTAACGACGTCACCTACTGGCTGCGGACCCTGTTCATCATTGGCCCGTTCATCGCCTTCTTCGTCACCAAGCGGGTGGCCCTGGCCCTTCAGCGCAAGGACCGGGAGATTGCCCTCCACGGCCGCGAGACCGGACGTATTGTCCGCCTCCCGCACGGGGAATTCATCGAGGTGCATGCACCGCTGGACGAGTACAAGCGCTACAAGCTGGTGGGCTTCGAGTCACCGACCGTTCTTCCGGCTGTACCGAACGAGCACGGTGTAGTAACCCGCAAGGAGAAGCGCCGCGCGTTCCTCTCCAAGTGGTTCTTCGAGGACCGTGTTGCACCGGCTACCCCCGCCGAGCTGGAAGCGGCCCACGGCCACGGCCACGCAGCAGTGGAAGCTCCTGAGGCAGCGAAGAGCCTGAGCCACTAG
- a CDS encoding dipeptidase encodes MTSSATATPDNIDGPTPLGLKSNPVTEDLRAAIDRSYDATLARLKELVAIPGIAWPSFDRAPLERSAEAVAELLRATGLEEVQILGCNKPDGTPGGPAVVARRLAAEGKPTILLYAHHDVQPAGDEGLWETAPFTAVEKNGRLYGRGAADDKAGIMAHIAAYAAVSEVLGAGLGLGVTFFFEGEEEAGSPTFRPFLEAHRELLRADVIVVADSSNWKVGVPALTTSLRGLVDGTIEVQVLKHAVHSGMFGGPVLDAPTLLSRLIATLHDDDGNVAVQGLVAFDNATVDFPEADYRADASVLDGVRLAGSGSIASRLWTKPALSIIGFDAPAVDVASNTLLPRARAKFSLRLAPGQVPEEAMEAVRRHVEAHAPFGAKVTFTPGESGNPFQTDTSSAAAGLAMWALGEAWGVQAVETGIGGSIPFIADLTELYPDVQILVTGVEDPDSRAHSANESLHLGDFRNAILAEALLLSRLNDGL; translated from the coding sequence AAGGAACTGGTCGCAATTCCGGGGATCGCCTGGCCCAGCTTTGACCGGGCGCCGCTCGAACGCAGCGCCGAAGCCGTGGCAGAGCTCCTCCGCGCCACGGGCCTTGAGGAGGTGCAGATCCTTGGCTGTAACAAGCCGGACGGCACTCCAGGCGGCCCCGCCGTCGTCGCCCGCCGGCTTGCCGCGGAAGGCAAACCGACCATCCTGCTCTACGCGCACCACGACGTCCAGCCTGCGGGCGACGAGGGTCTGTGGGAGACTGCACCCTTCACCGCTGTCGAGAAGAACGGGCGTCTCTACGGCCGCGGCGCCGCGGATGACAAAGCCGGCATCATGGCCCACATCGCAGCCTATGCAGCAGTCTCCGAGGTTCTGGGAGCCGGACTGGGCCTCGGCGTGACGTTCTTTTTCGAAGGCGAGGAGGAAGCAGGCTCTCCCACGTTCCGGCCTTTCCTGGAGGCCCACCGGGAGCTGCTCCGCGCTGATGTCATCGTCGTGGCCGATTCCAGCAACTGGAAGGTGGGCGTTCCGGCCCTTACAACAAGCCTGCGCGGGCTGGTGGACGGGACCATCGAAGTCCAGGTCCTGAAGCACGCGGTCCATTCAGGGATGTTCGGGGGACCTGTTTTGGACGCTCCCACCCTGCTGTCCCGCCTGATCGCCACCCTCCATGACGACGACGGAAACGTCGCCGTCCAGGGGCTCGTCGCCTTCGACAATGCGACGGTGGATTTCCCGGAGGCCGACTACCGCGCTGATGCATCAGTGCTCGACGGCGTCCGCCTCGCCGGCTCGGGCAGCATCGCATCGCGCCTCTGGACCAAGCCGGCGCTGTCCATAATCGGGTTTGACGCGCCTGCCGTGGATGTAGCTTCGAATACGCTGCTGCCGAGGGCACGGGCCAAGTTCAGCCTGCGGCTGGCACCGGGGCAGGTCCCCGAAGAAGCGATGGAGGCCGTCCGCAGGCATGTGGAGGCGCACGCTCCCTTCGGTGCCAAAGTCACCTTCACGCCTGGAGAAAGCGGCAACCCGTTCCAGACGGACACTTCCTCGGCCGCCGCCGGGCTGGCAATGTGGGCGCTGGGCGAGGCGTGGGGTGTTCAGGCAGTGGAGACAGGAATCGGCGGGTCCATTCCGTTCATTGCCGACCTCACGGAGCTGTACCCGGACGTGCAGATCCTGGTGACTGGTGTGGAAGACCCGGACTCCAGGGCGCACAGCGCCAACGAGTCACTGCACCTTGGTGATTTCCGGAATGCGATCCTCGCGGAAGCATTGTTGCTGTCCCGCCTGAACGACGGACTCTAG
- a CDS encoding HPr family phosphocarrier protein has product MPTHKAVVTAPIGLHARPAALFVRAVTDTGLPVTITKSGTGGVDARSLLQVMTADFHHGCEVELGIEDSALSTTLSEARAEEALRALGELLESQGAE; this is encoded by the coding sequence TTGCCAACACACAAGGCCGTGGTCACAGCCCCTATCGGACTGCACGCACGCCCGGCAGCACTATTCGTCAGGGCGGTGACTGATACAGGCCTTCCCGTGACCATCACCAAATCGGGCACCGGCGGCGTGGATGCCCGCTCGCTTCTTCAAGTGATGACGGCGGACTTCCATCATGGCTGCGAAGTGGAACTGGGCATCGAGGATTCGGCGCTCAGCACCACCCTGAGCGAGGCCAGGGCTGAAGAGGCCCTTCGGGCGCTCGGCGAGCTGCTGGAGTCACAGGGGGCCGAATAA
- a CDS encoding GntR family transcriptional regulator — MAASTAAITGEIDRTSGTAIYVQLREILRTYIAESCRPGSALPSERDLAERFGLARMTVRQAIDALVGEEVIERVVGLGTFVRRPKLDLQVKLTSYSEEMQRRGMVPAAKVLSFEQIGASAFLARELQLDEGTPLVRFRRLLLADGEPMSVDENFIPAHRVPGLLDGEPPTSLYNVLSEQYGLVMEWGEDMIEATAASPSTARLLNVEVGSPLLKIQRHAFVARTMVDYSVSYYRADRYKLWVPLQRPGARRSRNH; from the coding sequence GTGGCAGCTAGCACCGCGGCGATCACCGGCGAAATCGACCGTACCAGCGGAACCGCGATTTATGTCCAGCTGCGCGAGATCCTCCGCACCTACATCGCCGAATCGTGCCGGCCGGGTTCCGCGCTGCCTTCTGAGCGCGACCTCGCCGAGCGGTTCGGCCTGGCGCGGATGACCGTGCGTCAAGCTATTGATGCGCTGGTAGGGGAAGAAGTCATCGAGCGCGTAGTGGGCCTTGGCACCTTCGTGCGCCGGCCAAAGCTGGACCTCCAGGTGAAACTGACCTCGTACAGCGAGGAGATGCAGCGCCGGGGCATGGTTCCTGCGGCGAAGGTTCTCAGCTTCGAACAGATCGGCGCCAGCGCTTTCCTGGCGCGGGAACTCCAGCTGGATGAGGGAACGCCTTTGGTCCGTTTCCGGCGCCTGCTTTTGGCCGACGGTGAGCCCATGAGTGTGGACGAGAACTTCATTCCTGCCCACCGTGTTCCCGGCCTGCTGGACGGGGAGCCGCCCACCTCGCTGTACAACGTGCTGAGCGAACAGTACGGCCTGGTGATGGAGTGGGGTGAGGACATGATCGAGGCGACCGCAGCTTCCCCGTCCACGGCACGGCTGCTCAACGTCGAAGTCGGCTCACCGTTGCTCAAGATCCAGCGCCACGCATTTGTTGCGCGCACAATGGTGGACTATTCCGTCTCTTATTACCGTGCCGACCGGTACAAGCTGTGGGTCCCGTTGCAGCGCCCGGGTGCGCGGCGGTCCCGTAACCACTGA